The genomic DNA ACGGGTTGCCATGGGCTGCGATGGACAAGTGACAGTTGGAACCACGGTGATGAAGCACAACGCCAAGAAACTGCGACGCCTGCATCACGATCAGGTACTGGCAGGATTTGCCGGGGCTACCGCCGACGCCTTCACGCTGTTTGAAAAATTCGAGAGCAAGTTGGAAGAGTATCGAGGTAACCTCACGAGGGCAGCGGTCGAGCTCGCGAAAGATTGGCGAACTGACCGTGTGCTTCGGCGGTTGGAGGCATTGCTTGCCGTCGCCGGACGCGAACAGTCGTTCATCATTTCAGGGACCGGCGATGTCGTGGAGCCGGAAGACGGCATTTTGGCCATCGGATCGGGTGGACCCTATGCCCTGGCAGCTGCCCGAGGGCTCTTACGCC from Nitrospira sp. includes the following:
- a CDS encoding ATP-dependent protease subunit HslV; translation: MTIRSTTILCVRRDGRVAMGCDGQVTVGTTVMKHNAKKLRRLHHDQVLAGFAGATADAFTLFEKFESKLEEYRGNLTRAAVELAKDWRTDRVLRRLEALLAVAGREQSFIISGTGDVVEPEDGILAIGSGGPYALAAARGLLRHSQLEAPVIVTEAMTIAGSIDIYTNQQIIVEELRG